One window from the genome of Streptomyces sp. NBC_01476 encodes:
- a CDS encoding 3-hydroxyacyl-CoA dehydrogenase NAD-binding domain-containing protein, with translation MSESTTIGWEQDTDGIVTLVLDDPGQSANTMNAAFADSLDAVLDRLETEIASVRGVIITSAKKTFFAGGDLRDLIRATPDTAEQVFAGSMRIKRCLRRLETLGKPVVAAINGAALGGGYEIALACHHRIALDAPGTKVGCPEVTLGLLPGGGGVVRTVRLLGIADALLKVLLQGRQYAPRRAQEAGLVHEVAADREDLLARARAFIHANPEARQPWDAPGYKIPGGTPKSPAFAANLPAFPANLSKQLAGAPYPAPRSILAAAVESSQVDIDTAFTIEARYFTELACGPVSKNMIQAFFFDMQAVNSGASRPEGIPPRQVTKVAVLGAGMMGAGIAYSCARAGIDVVLKDVTQEAADHGKAYSAGLLDKALAKGRTTPEKRDALLARITPTDDPTALAGCDAVIEAVFEDAALKHKVFQEIEGIVAPDALLCSNTSTLPIGLLAEGVQRQGDFIGLHFFSPVDRMPLVEIIRGERTGDEALARAFDLVRQIRKTPIVVNDSRGFFTSRVIGHFINEGVAMVGEGIAAASVEQAAAQAGYPAKVLALLDELTLTLPRKIRREAREAVEAAGGVWREHPAERVIDRMVDDFGRTGRSGGAGFYDYQDGRRTGLWPGLAEHFGTPATAGDRTGTPAARIPFRDMQERMLFAESLDTVRLLEEGVLTSVADANIGSVLGIGFPAWTGGVLQYINGYQGGVAGFTARARELAAAYGERFTPPALLVAKAEAGERFTD, from the coding sequence ATGAGCGAGTCCACCACCATCGGCTGGGAGCAGGACACCGACGGCATCGTCACCCTCGTCCTGGACGACCCCGGCCAGTCGGCCAACACCATGAACGCGGCCTTCGCCGATTCCCTGGACGCGGTCCTCGACCGCCTGGAGACCGAGATCGCCTCGGTGCGCGGAGTGATCATCACCTCCGCCAAGAAGACCTTCTTCGCCGGCGGCGACCTGCGCGACCTGATCCGCGCCACGCCCGACACCGCGGAACAGGTCTTCGCCGGCTCGATGCGCATCAAGCGCTGCCTGCGCCGCCTGGAGACCCTCGGCAAGCCGGTGGTCGCCGCCATCAACGGCGCGGCCCTCGGCGGCGGTTACGAGATCGCGCTCGCCTGCCACCACCGCATCGCCCTCGACGCGCCCGGCACCAAGGTCGGCTGCCCCGAGGTCACCCTCGGCCTGCTGCCCGGCGGAGGCGGCGTGGTCCGTACCGTACGGCTGCTCGGCATCGCCGACGCACTGCTCAAGGTGCTGCTCCAGGGCCGCCAGTACGCCCCGCGGCGCGCCCAGGAAGCCGGCCTCGTCCACGAGGTCGCCGCCGACCGCGAGGACCTGCTCGCCCGCGCCCGCGCCTTCATCCACGCCAACCCCGAAGCCCGCCAGCCGTGGGACGCCCCCGGTTACAAGATCCCCGGCGGCACCCCCAAGAGCCCGGCCTTCGCCGCGAATCTGCCCGCCTTCCCGGCGAACCTGAGCAAGCAGCTGGCCGGCGCGCCCTACCCGGCGCCCCGCAGCATCCTGGCCGCCGCGGTGGAGAGCTCCCAGGTCGACATCGACACCGCCTTCACCATCGAGGCCCGGTACTTCACCGAGCTGGCCTGCGGCCCCGTCTCGAAGAACATGATCCAGGCGTTCTTCTTCGACATGCAGGCCGTCAACTCCGGCGCCAGCAGGCCCGAGGGCATCCCGCCCCGGCAGGTCACCAAGGTCGCGGTGCTCGGCGCCGGCATGATGGGCGCCGGCATCGCCTACTCCTGCGCCCGGGCGGGCATCGACGTGGTGCTCAAGGACGTCACCCAGGAAGCCGCCGACCACGGCAAGGCGTACTCCGCGGGACTGCTCGACAAGGCGCTCGCCAAGGGCCGCACCACCCCGGAGAAGCGCGACGCGCTGCTGGCCCGGATCACCCCCACCGACGACCCCACCGCACTGGCCGGCTGCGACGCGGTGATCGAGGCGGTCTTCGAGGACGCGGCCCTGAAGCACAAGGTGTTCCAGGAGATCGAGGGCATCGTCGCTCCCGACGCGCTGCTGTGCTCCAACACCTCCACCCTGCCCATCGGGCTGCTCGCCGAAGGGGTGCAGCGGCAGGGGGACTTCATCGGTCTGCACTTCTTCTCGCCGGTCGACAGGATGCCCCTGGTGGAGATCATCCGCGGGGAGCGCACCGGCGACGAGGCGCTGGCCCGCGCCTTCGACCTGGTCCGGCAGATCCGCAAGACCCCGATCGTGGTCAACGACTCGCGTGGCTTCTTCACCTCCCGGGTCATCGGCCACTTCATCAACGAGGGTGTCGCCATGGTCGGCGAGGGCATCGCCGCCGCATCGGTCGAACAGGCCGCAGCCCAGGCCGGCTACCCCGCCAAGGTGCTCGCGCTGCTGGACGAGCTGACCCTCACGCTGCCCCGCAAGATCCGCCGCGAGGCGCGCGAAGCGGTCGAAGCCGCGGGCGGCGTCTGGCGGGAACACCCCGCCGAGCGGGTCATCGACCGGATGGTGGACGACTTCGGCCGCACCGGCCGCAGCGGCGGGGCCGGCTTCTACGACTACCAGGACGGCCGCAGGACGGGCCTGTGGCCCGGTCTCGCCGAGCACTTCGGGACGCCCGCCACCGCCGGGGACCGGACCGGCACCCCGGCGGCGCGGATCCCGTTCCGCGACATGCAGGAGCGGATGCTCTTCGCCGAATCGCTGGACACCGTACGGCTGCTGGAGGAGGGCGTGCTCACCTCGGTCGCCGACGCCAACATCGGCTCGGTACTCGGCATCGGCTTCCCGGCCTGGACCGGCGGGGTGCTGCAGTACATCAACGGCTACCAGGGCGGAGTGGCCGGATTCACCGCCCGCGCCCGGGAACTGGCCGCTGCCTACGGCGAGCGGTTCACCCCGCCGGCGCTGCTGGTGGCCAAGGCCGAGGCCGGCGAGCGGTTCACGGACTGA
- a CDS encoding MerR family transcriptional regulator — translation MPHSALTIDELAARAGVTVRTVRFYSGRGLLPPPVIGPRRVGQYGPGHLSRLALIEELRHQGLTLAAIERYLRQLPAGISAHDLAIHRALVASWLPEDVEEIDREKLEHRAGRRLAEADLERLAAMNVLERTADPDAFRVDPGTLHLGMRLLDMPVPLEAILAAREVMLEHARAAAREISRIFRAEVWRPEPEQAAAMRSLSAQMQPLVVQALVTTFQRSLQEEVRAWPDTRPDG, via the coding sequence GTGCCGCACAGCGCTCTCACCATCGACGAACTGGCCGCCCGCGCCGGGGTGACCGTACGGACCGTCCGGTTCTACAGCGGACGCGGCCTGCTGCCGCCGCCGGTCATCGGACCGCGCAGGGTGGGGCAGTACGGGCCCGGCCACCTGTCGCGGCTGGCGCTGATCGAGGAGTTGCGGCACCAGGGGCTGACGCTGGCCGCGATCGAGCGCTATCTGCGGCAGCTGCCGGCCGGCATCAGCGCCCATGACCTGGCGATCCACCGCGCCCTGGTGGCGTCGTGGCTGCCCGAGGATGTCGAGGAGATCGACCGGGAGAAGCTGGAGCACCGGGCCGGCCGCCGGCTGGCGGAGGCCGATCTGGAGCGGCTGGCGGCGATGAACGTGCTGGAACGCACCGCTGACCCGGACGCCTTCCGGGTGGACCCTGGCACTCTGCACCTGGGGATGCGGCTGCTGGACATGCCGGTCCCGCTGGAGGCGATCCTGGCGGCGCGCGAGGTGATGCTGGAACACGCGCGGGCGGCGGCCCGGGAGATCAGCCGGATCTTCCGGGCCGAGGTGTGGCGGCCAGAGCCGGAGCAGGCGGCGGCGATGCGGTCGCTGTCCGCGCAGATGCAGCCGCTCGTGGTGCAGGCGCTGGTGACGACCTTTCAGCGCTCGCTCCAGGAGGAGGTGCGGGCCTGGCCTGATACCCGGCCGGACGGGTGA
- a CDS encoding M1 family metallopeptidase: MLSRAVRVRWRAAVPLLLACCLSCTGGGSGEGVPTPLRGAPAGAPGVGDPLFPQAGNGGYDVTHYGLGLSYDPASGRLTGTATVTATATTDLGRFDLDLAGLTVGRVTVDGRPATTARSGTELVVRPAARLTRGARFVTTVAYAGVPELLTDPDGSHEGWFRTDDGAVALGEPVGAMTWFPANNHPSDKAAYDITVSVPDGLNAVSNGELAGRTGSAGRTVFHWRTTEPMATYLATVAIGHFRITRSRTPAGLPLYVAVDPHSDDPRSAAALRHIPEILDWESGLFGRYPFASGGAIVAHLPSGQGGYALETQTRPVFPGDSGPPAVDTTTLVHELSHQWFGDSATPRSWPDIWLNEGFATYTEWLWQEHEGGSSVARSAADAFADPATWAFPPADPTPATLFDPPVYQRGALVLYELRRTLGATAFATLLRTWPAAHRYGNVSTADFTAFCGRLTTKDLTPLFATWLYGRTKPARL, translated from the coding sequence ATGCTCTCTCGTGCGGTACGTGTCCGGTGGCGGGCCGCCGTACCCCTGCTGCTGGCCTGCTGCCTGTCCTGCACCGGCGGCGGCAGCGGCGAAGGCGTACCGACCCCCCTGCGAGGGGCGCCCGCGGGGGCGCCAGGCGTCGGGGACCCGCTCTTCCCGCAGGCCGGGAACGGCGGCTACGACGTCACCCACTACGGACTCGGCCTCTCCTACGACCCCGCGTCCGGGCGCCTCACCGGCACCGCCACCGTCACCGCGACCGCCACCACCGACCTCGGCCGCTTCGACCTGGACCTGGCCGGACTCACCGTCGGCCGGGTCACCGTCGACGGCAGGCCCGCGACCACCGCCAGGTCCGGCACCGAACTGGTGGTACGGCCGGCCGCTCGTCTCACCCGCGGCGCCCGCTTCGTGACGACCGTCGCCTACGCGGGCGTCCCCGAACTTCTCACCGACCCGGACGGCTCCCACGAGGGCTGGTTCCGTACCGACGACGGGGCGGTGGCGCTCGGTGAGCCGGTCGGCGCCATGACATGGTTCCCCGCGAACAACCACCCCTCGGACAAGGCCGCCTACGACATCACCGTCTCGGTCCCCGACGGCCTGAACGCGGTCTCGAACGGTGAACTCGCCGGCCGTACCGGCTCCGCCGGCCGCACCGTCTTCCACTGGCGGACCACCGAGCCGATGGCGACCTACCTCGCCACCGTCGCCATCGGCCACTTCCGGATCACCCGGTCCCGTACGCCCGCCGGTCTGCCCCTCTACGTCGCGGTCGACCCGCACTCCGACGACCCGCGGAGCGCCGCCGCGCTCCGGCACATCCCGGAGATCCTGGACTGGGAGAGCGGGCTCTTCGGCCGCTACCCCTTCGCCTCGGGCGGCGCGATCGTCGCCCATCTGCCCAGCGGCCAGGGCGGTTACGCGCTGGAGACCCAGACCAGGCCGGTCTTCCCCGGTGACAGCGGCCCGCCGGCCGTCGACACCACCACCTTGGTGCATGAGCTCTCCCACCAGTGGTTCGGCGACTCGGCCACGCCCCGCTCCTGGCCGGACATCTGGCTGAACGAGGGCTTCGCGACCTACACGGAATGGCTCTGGCAGGAGCACGAAGGCGGCAGTTCGGTGGCCCGCAGCGCCGCCGACGCCTTCGCCGACCCCGCCACCTGGGCCTTCCCGCCCGCCGACCCGACGCCCGCCACCCTCTTCGACCCGCCCGTCTACCAGCGCGGCGCCCTGGTCCTGTACGAACTGCGCCGCACCCTCGGCGCCACCGCCTTCGCCACCTTGCTGCGCACCTGGCCCGCCGCCCACCGGTACGGCAACGTCTCCACCGCCGACTTCACCGCCTTCTGCGGGCGGCTGACCACGAAGGACCTCACACCCCTCTTCGCCACCTGGCTCTACGGCAGGACGAAGCCCGCGCGGCTGTGA
- a CDS encoding fatty acid desaturase family protein — translation MPAASSTLAVTSSPPDGDPGAAGGGSEFAPLLRQIKDAGLLRRRPGHYTLMIGANLLALAAVWTAVALVGGSGSWWVLALAVPAAVFSGRSGFVGHDAGHQQIAASRTVNRALALFHGNLLLGMGAGWWTDKHNRHHANPNHVGKDPDVEVGALVWTRAQAVEREGFARFLTKYQAWLFFPMVLLEGLALKVASLQDLRRLPARERAVEGGLLVAHLAGYTALLLSTLPLGQAITFAALHHALLGLHLGCSFAPNHKGMAMPEEGARWGHLRRQVLTSRNVRGNPLTDFFLGGLNYQIEHHLVPSLPRPHLRRAQPLVRAHCERLGVPYTETGLFTSYAQALGHMNAVGAPLR, via the coding sequence ATGCCCGCCGCCAGCAGCACACTCGCCGTCACCTCCTCCCCGCCGGACGGGGATCCCGGCGCGGCGGGCGGAGGGAGCGAATTCGCGCCGCTGCTGCGGCAGATCAAGGACGCCGGTCTGCTGCGCCGCAGGCCCGGCCACTACACGCTGATGATCGGTGCCAATCTGCTGGCCCTGGCGGCGGTGTGGACGGCGGTGGCCCTGGTCGGCGGCAGCGGCTCGTGGTGGGTGCTGGCGCTCGCGGTGCCCGCCGCGGTGTTCTCCGGGCGCAGCGGGTTCGTCGGGCACGACGCGGGACACCAGCAGATCGCGGCGAGCCGGACGGTCAACCGGGCGCTGGCGCTCTTCCACGGCAATCTGCTGCTGGGCATGGGCGCCGGCTGGTGGACCGACAAGCACAACCGTCACCATGCCAACCCCAACCACGTCGGGAAGGACCCGGATGTCGAGGTGGGCGCGCTGGTGTGGACCCGCGCGCAGGCGGTCGAACGGGAGGGCTTCGCACGGTTCCTGACGAAATACCAGGCATGGCTGTTCTTCCCGATGGTCCTGCTGGAGGGCCTGGCCCTGAAGGTGGCGAGCCTCCAGGACCTGCGGCGGCTCCCGGCGAGGGAGCGGGCGGTCGAGGGCGGTCTGCTGGTCGCCCACCTGGCGGGCTATACGGCGCTGCTGCTCAGCACGCTGCCGCTCGGGCAGGCGATCACCTTCGCCGCCCTGCACCACGCGCTCCTCGGCCTCCACCTGGGCTGCTCCTTCGCCCCCAACCACAAGGGTATGGCGATGCCGGAGGAAGGCGCCCGCTGGGGGCATCTGCGGCGCCAGGTCCTCACCTCGCGCAATGTCCGCGGCAATCCGCTCACCGACTTCTTCCTCGGCGGCCTCAACTACCAGATCGAGCACCACCTCGTGCCGAGTCTGCCCCGCCCCCATCTGCGCCGGGCGCAGCCGCTGGTCCGCGCGCACTGCGAGCGGCTCGGCGTGCCGTACACCGAGACCGGGCTGTTCACGTCCTACGCCCAGGCGCTGGGCCACATGAACGCGGTGGGTGCGCCGCTGCGGTGA
- a CDS encoding GNAT family N-acetyltransferase — protein sequence MTTDDAMTKDRGVAGWTVARHPVTAPESDALLRRYYTELIARYYDRPTTDEEVTAVMAEMPSDDLAPPTGDFLVGRRAGVPVGCIGLRVLDATTVEMSRMYVAPEVRGQGIAGLLIAALERVAVDDFGAALIRLDTRKDLVEARGLYAKHGYDEIAPYNGNALADHWFEKKLGRPG from the coding sequence GTGACGACCGACGACGCGATGACCAAGGACCGCGGCGTGGCAGGCTGGACCGTGGCCCGCCATCCGGTGACCGCCCCCGAATCCGACGCCTTGCTGCGCCGCTACTACACCGAACTGATCGCCCGCTACTACGACCGCCCCACCACCGATGAGGAGGTCACCGCGGTCATGGCGGAGATGCCCAGCGACGATCTGGCGCCGCCCACCGGCGACTTCCTCGTCGGCCGCCGCGCCGGCGTCCCCGTCGGCTGCATCGGCCTGCGGGTGCTGGACGCGACGACCGTCGAGATGAGCCGGATGTACGTCGCCCCCGAGGTGCGCGGCCAGGGCATCGCGGGTCTGCTGATCGCCGCTCTGGAGCGGGTCGCGGTGGACGACTTCGGGGCCGCACTCATCCGGCTCGACACCCGCAAGGACCTGGTGGAGGCCCGCGGGCTGTACGCCAAGCACGGATACGACGAGATCGCGCCCTACAACGGCAACGCGCTCGCCGACCACTGGTTCGAGAAGAAGCTGGGCCGACCTGGATAA
- a CDS encoding Tex family protein gives MTTSVVRSVEARIAEELGVREGQVHAAVDLLDGGATVPFIARYRKEATGTLDDEQLRNLEERLRYLRELDERRAAVLESIESQGKLDDALKAQIMAADSKARLEDIYLPYKPKRRTKAQIAREAGLEPLADALLADPGLDPQEQAAAYVDAGKGVADPAAALDGARSILTERFSEDADLVGELRTRMWARGRLVAKVRDGKEESGAKFSDYFDFAEPFTKLPSHRVLAMLRGEKEEVLDLTMEPEEPTEGPSSFERAIAQRFGVTDRGRPADKWLADTVRWAWRTRFLVRLGIDLRVRLRQEAEDEAVRVFAANLRDLLLAAPAGTRATMGLDPGLRTGVKVAVVDDTGKVVATDTIYPHAPRNRWDDSLATLARLAAAHRVDLIAIGNGTASRETDKLAADLIKAHPDLKLTKAVVSEAGASVYSASAYASAELPGMDVSLRGAVSIARRLQDPLAELVKIDPRSIGVGQYQHDLSEVKLSRSLDAVVEDCVNGVGVDVNTASVPLLRRVSGITEGLAANIVAHRDANGPFRTRKDLKEVARLGPKAYEQCAGFLRIQGGDDPLDASSVHPEAYPVVRRMSSAAGTGIAGLVGNGSVLRTLRPQDFVDETFGLPTVTDILAELEKPGRDPRPAFKTATFKEGVEEMKDLRPGMLLEGVVTNVAAFGAFVDVGVHQDGLVHVSALSESYVSDPREVVKPGDIVRVKVMDVDLPRKRISLTLRLNDEVGAGGGRQRGGAGGERPGGTPPRQGGRGGQSGQGGGRNAGQGGRRGGPGSGGSGGGQPAPGGAMADALRRAGLTGGK, from the coding sequence GTGACGACGTCGGTAGTGCGGTCGGTGGAGGCCAGGATCGCCGAGGAGCTCGGCGTACGCGAGGGGCAGGTGCACGCGGCCGTCGACCTGCTCGACGGCGGTGCCACGGTGCCCTTCATCGCCCGCTACCGCAAGGAGGCCACCGGCACCCTCGACGACGAGCAGCTGCGCAATCTGGAGGAACGGCTGCGCTATCTGCGGGAGCTGGACGAGCGGCGGGCCGCCGTACTGGAGTCGATCGAGTCTCAGGGAAAGCTCGACGACGCGCTCAAGGCACAGATCATGGCCGCCGACTCCAAAGCGCGCCTTGAGGACATCTACCTGCCGTACAAGCCCAAGCGCCGCACCAAGGCACAGATCGCCCGCGAGGCCGGCCTGGAGCCGCTGGCCGACGCGCTGCTCGCCGACCCCGGCCTCGACCCGCAGGAGCAGGCCGCCGCGTACGTCGACGCCGGCAAGGGGGTCGCCGACCCGGCCGCCGCGCTGGACGGCGCGCGGTCCATCCTCACCGAGCGCTTCTCCGAGGACGCCGACCTGGTCGGCGAGTTGCGCACCCGGATGTGGGCCCGCGGCCGGCTGGTGGCGAAGGTACGCGACGGCAAGGAGGAGAGCGGCGCGAAGTTCTCCGACTACTTCGACTTCGCCGAGCCGTTCACCAAGCTCCCCTCCCACCGGGTGCTTGCCATGCTCCGCGGGGAGAAGGAGGAGGTCCTCGACCTCACCATGGAGCCGGAGGAGCCCACCGAGGGGCCCAGCAGCTTCGAGCGCGCCATCGCGCAGCGCTTCGGCGTCACCGACCGCGGGCGCCCCGCCGACAAGTGGCTCGCCGACACCGTCCGCTGGGCGTGGCGTACCCGCTTCCTGGTCCGGCTCGGCATCGACCTGCGGGTACGACTGCGACAGGAGGCCGAGGACGAGGCGGTACGGGTCTTCGCCGCGAACCTGCGCGACCTGCTGCTGGCCGCGCCGGCCGGCACCCGCGCCACCATGGGCCTCGACCCGGGGCTGCGCACCGGTGTGAAGGTCGCGGTGGTGGACGACACCGGCAAGGTGGTGGCCACCGACACCATCTACCCGCATGCCCCCCGCAACCGCTGGGACGACTCGCTGGCCACCCTCGCCCGGCTCGCCGCCGCCCACCGGGTGGACCTGATCGCCATCGGCAACGGCACCGCGTCCCGCGAGACCGACAAGCTCGCCGCCGACCTGATCAAGGCGCACCCCGACCTGAAACTCACCAAGGCGGTGGTCTCCGAGGCCGGCGCCTCGGTCTACTCCGCCTCCGCCTACGCCTCGGCCGAACTCCCGGGCATGGACGTCTCGCTGCGCGGCGCGGTCTCCATCGCCCGCCGTCTGCAGGACCCGCTGGCCGAACTGGTCAAGATCGACCCGCGCTCGATCGGCGTCGGCCAGTACCAGCACGACCTCTCCGAGGTGAAGCTCTCCCGCTCGCTCGACGCCGTGGTCGAGGACTGTGTGAACGGCGTCGGCGTGGACGTCAACACCGCGTCGGTGCCACTGCTGCGCCGGGTCTCCGGCATCACCGAGGGCCTGGCCGCCAACATCGTCGCCCACCGCGACGCCAACGGTCCCTTCCGCACCCGCAAGGACCTCAAGGAGGTGGCGAGGCTCGGCCCCAAGGCTTATGAGCAGTGCGCCGGCTTCCTGCGGATCCAGGGCGGCGACGACCCCCTCGACGCCTCCAGCGTGCACCCGGAGGCGTACCCGGTGGTGCGCCGGATGAGTTCGGCCGCGGGCACCGGGATCGCGGGCCTGGTCGGCAACGGCAGCGTGCTGCGTACCCTGCGCCCGCAGGACTTCGTGGACGAGACATTCGGTCTGCCGACGGTCACCGACATCCTCGCCGAGCTGGAGAAGCCCGGCCGCGACCCCCGGCCCGCCTTCAAGACCGCGACCTTCAAGGAAGGCGTGGAGGAGATGAAGGACCTGCGGCCCGGCATGCTGCTGGAGGGCGTGGTCACCAATGTGGCCGCCTTCGGCGCCTTCGTGGACGTGGGCGTCCACCAGGACGGCCTGGTGCACGTCTCGGCTCTGTCCGAGTCCTATGTGTCCGACCCGCGGGAGGTCGTCAAGCCCGGCGACATCGTGCGGGTGAAGGTGATGGACGTGGACCTGCCGCGCAAGCGGATCTCGCTGACGCTGCGGCTGAACGACGAGGTGGGCGCCGGCGGCGGCCGGCAGCGCGGTGGCGCCGGCGGTGAGCGGCCCGGCGGCACCCCGCCACGGCAGGGCGGTCGCGGCGGCCAGAGCGGTCAGGGCGGCGGCCGGAACGCCGGCCAGGGCGGCCGGCGCGGCGGCCCGGGCTCCGGCGGCTCCGGCGGCGGACAGCCCGCGCCCGGCGGCGCGATGGCGGACGCGCTGCGACGGGCGGGACTGACGGGCGGCAAGTAG
- a CDS encoding Xaa-Pro dipeptidyl-peptidase — translation MISKTRASRNPWISLLVAVVAALAAVLTAPGSAAHAAGPGGGTVRHGLSQPDYSYADAIREAVWVDTGLDGDGDGRTDRVAVDIVRPSEPAKAGRKVPVIMDASPYYSCCGRGNENQIKTYDAAGDIVQAPLFYDNYFVPRGYATVLVDLAGTDRSDGCVDIGGPSDVQSAKAVVDWLGGRAKGWSARAGGQRVKADWTTGNVGMIGKSWDGTIANGVAATGVRGLKTIVPISSISSWYDYYFHQGAPLQDGPEWLSDYVESDSAHANCAAEQQKIIDGSPRTGDWTPFWTARDYVKDAGKVKASVFAVQGMQDLNVRTKNFGQWWQALSAQGVERKVWLSQTGHVDPFDYRRAAWVPTLQRWFDHYLLGVNNGIQHEPMADIERSVDHWTTDPVWPAPGTRDTALTLGPTATGGLGTLGTGRAGTGTESFTDDPGLWEEDWAATADTATPDKAVFTTGVLAKDLRVAGGGTVTVTAASSTTSAHLSAVLVDLGPETIRDYLGGGEGITTLGTRSCYGESTAGDSACYLDTAADTESVDHNVFSRGWADLGHYKSLAHGVRLTPGKPYTMTIQLAATDHVVPAGHRLALIVAGTDGGLILPPDTTPKVSVDLKRSVVRLPLVGGAGALRTVPAATAPHALSVPRPAAPAPSFTAAADLG, via the coding sequence GTGATCTCTAAGACGCGGGCATCCCGCAATCCGTGGATCTCCTTGCTGGTGGCGGTAGTTGCCGCCCTGGCCGCTGTCCTCACCGCCCCCGGTTCCGCCGCCCACGCGGCCGGACCCGGGGGCGGCACCGTGCGGCACGGCCTCAGCCAACCCGACTACTCCTACGCCGACGCCATCCGCGAAGCCGTCTGGGTGGACACCGGGCTCGACGGCGACGGCGACGGCCGTACCGACCGGGTCGCCGTCGACATCGTCCGGCCCAGCGAGCCCGCCAAGGCGGGCCGCAAGGTCCCGGTCATCATGGACGCCAGCCCGTACTACTCCTGCTGCGGGCGCGGCAACGAGAACCAGATCAAGACCTACGACGCGGCCGGTGACATCGTCCAGGCGCCGCTCTTCTACGACAACTACTTCGTGCCCCGCGGCTACGCGACCGTCCTGGTGGACCTGGCGGGCACCGACCGCTCCGACGGCTGCGTGGACATCGGCGGTCCCTCCGACGTCCAGTCCGCCAAGGCCGTGGTGGACTGGCTGGGCGGCCGGGCCAAGGGCTGGAGCGCCCGGGCCGGCGGGCAGCGCGTCAAGGCCGACTGGACCACCGGCAATGTCGGCATGATCGGCAAGAGCTGGGACGGCACCATAGCCAACGGCGTCGCCGCCACCGGAGTGCGCGGCCTGAAGACCATCGTGCCGATCAGCTCCATCTCCTCCTGGTACGACTACTACTTCCACCAGGGAGCCCCGCTGCAGGACGGCCCGGAGTGGCTCTCCGACTACGTCGAGAGCGACAGCGCGCACGCGAACTGCGCCGCCGAGCAGCAGAAGATCATCGACGGGTCGCCGCGGACCGGTGACTGGACGCCCTTCTGGACCGCGCGCGACTACGTCAAGGACGCGGGGAAGGTGAAGGCCAGCGTCTTCGCGGTGCAGGGCATGCAGGACCTCAACGTCCGCACCAAGAACTTCGGCCAGTGGTGGCAGGCCCTGTCCGCGCAGGGCGTCGAGCGCAAGGTGTGGCTCTCCCAGACCGGTCACGTCGACCCCTTCGACTACCGCCGCGCCGCCTGGGTGCCCACCCTCCAGCGCTGGTTCGACCACTACCTGCTGGGCGTGAACAACGGCATCCAGCACGAGCCGATGGCCGACATCGAACGGTCCGTCGACCACTGGACCACCGACCCGGTGTGGCCCGCCCCCGGCACCCGCGACACCGCGCTGACCCTCGGCCCGACCGCCACCGGCGGCCTCGGCACCCTGGGCACCGGCCGGGCCGGGACAGGCACCGAGTCCTTCACCGACGACCCCGGCCTGTGGGAGGAGGACTGGGCCGCCACGGCCGACACCGCGACACCGGACAAGGCCGTCTTCACCACCGGGGTGCTCGCCAAGGACCTGCGGGTCGCGGGCGGCGGCACGGTCACGGTGACCGCCGCCTCCTCCACCACCAGCGCCCACCTCTCCGCGGTCCTGGTCGACCTCGGCCCGGAAACCATCCGCGACTACCTCGGCGGTGGTGAGGGCATCACCACCCTCGGCACCCGCTCCTGCTACGGCGAGAGCACGGCCGGCGACAGCGCCTGCTATCTGGACACCGCGGCCGACACCGAATCCGTCGACCACAACGTCTTCAGCCGTGGCTGGGCCGACCTCGGCCACTACAAGTCACTCGCCCACGGGGTGCGGCTCACCCCCGGCAAGCCGTACACCATGACCATCCAGCTGGCCGCCACCGACCACGTGGTGCCCGCCGGTCACCGGCTGGCCCTCATCGTCGCCGGAACGGACGGCGGGCTGATCCTGCCGCCCGACACCACGCCGAAGGTGAGTGTGGACCTCAAGCGTTCCGTCGTACGGCTGCCGCTGGTCGGCGGGGCGGGCGCGCTGCGCACCGTGCCGGCTGCCACGGCGCCGCACGCCCTGTCCGTACCGCGGCCGGCGGCCCCGGCGCCGTCCTTCACCGCGGCGGCCGACCTGGGCTGA
- a CDS encoding MOSC domain-containing protein: protein MSIGTVVAVSRDGEHRFSKINQGSIRLLTGLGVEGDAHLGVTVQHRSRVAQDPTQPNLRQVHLIHAELFDELRTAGYEITPGDLGENITTRGLDLLGLPVGTVLRIGPKAAVEITGLRNPCLQIDRFRSGLLKRVLGHNEAGELVRKAGVMGIVLAEGEIRPGDRIHIRLPAAPHRPLERV, encoded by the coding sequence ATGAGCATCGGCACAGTCGTCGCGGTGAGCCGCGACGGCGAACACCGCTTCAGCAAGATCAACCAGGGCAGCATCAGGCTGCTCACCGGCCTCGGCGTGGAGGGCGACGCGCATCTCGGCGTCACCGTCCAGCACCGGAGCCGGGTGGCGCAGGACCCCACCCAGCCCAATCTGCGCCAGGTGCACCTCATCCACGCCGAACTCTTCGACGAGCTGCGCACCGCCGGTTACGAGATCACCCCCGGCGACCTCGGCGAGAACATCACCACCCGCGGCCTGGACCTCCTCGGCCTCCCGGTGGGCACCGTGCTGCGCATCGGGCCCAAGGCGGCGGTGGAGATCACCGGACTGCGCAACCCCTGCCTCCAGATCGACCGCTTCCGCAGCGGCCTGCTCAAGCGGGTCCTCGGCCACAACGAGGCCGGCGAACTCGTCCGCAAGGCAGGGGTCATGGGCATCGTCCTGGCGGAGGGCGAGATCCGCCCCGGTGACCGGATCCACATCCGGCTCCCCGCGGCCCCGCACCGCCCGCTGGAAAGGGTCTGA